atatgttaatcatattaggtaattctgtagcttttatttaaggaacaAATGAGAATATTTTTATGCATTACTAACCGATTAGTTAATTTAAATGTATAATACatatttagatgaaccaacctattttttttaagattctGAAAATTATTctggtgatgacacgtggctatactcaaatgttttttttttcctctttaaaagtgaaggtaaaagtgataagtgtaaacataaaaaaatggtatTATGAATGTTTATTTTTGGCAATACGGTAATCAAATCCTCAACAAAGAAGTATCATAcactatccatgtttccaaacaatatgtattattaaaaataaagtatattttgaaattgtttgaaaacatggataGCAATATAATTgagaactagattttgacccgcgctttaaaagcgcggGATTTTTCTTTTCGGTTCTACTTCGGTTGTTGTTTTAAGTTCTTAGGTTAAAGAGATAAAACTGTTTGATTATGTATAGATTTGGCTCAAATTATTTGACCTGATTAGTTTTTGATATTTGGTACATTGATTCCGTTCTTGGTTTAGTTCTAATTTAGTCTAATTTTTCATGttctacaaatatataaatcaaagcgcatgatttttttttgtcataatttttttagactaaaaagatataaaaaccaTTCGATTATGTATAGATTTGGCTCAAATTATTTGACGTGATTAGTTTTTGATATTTGGTACATTGATTCGGTTTTGGTTTAGTTATAATTTAGTTCAATTTTTCatgttctataaatatataattcattCTGATTTATATGAACATTTTTCACCTAACTTCAGAAGATCAGAAAAGTCATATctcaagacaaaaaaaaaatatctggaGCTAAAGGATACAGAAAGATCGATCTCTTCAGGTCAATTTACTTTCAAATAAGTTTGTTCAGACAGTCtacttaaacaataaaaaaatcaaaatctgaagtttttactattttcagaATATGTTTCATGTCACCCGATGAGTTATGCCGTTAAATGCTTGTGGATCAATGATCGGGAGAAAATTTCTTACTCAATACCTTCAACTTCTTGTTCTAAAGATAAGTCTTCAATTTTTCTCACATTTCTAAAGTTGTATGCTATAATATAATATCCGTTCATATTCAAATGTTGCGTTATGATCTATGTTTGATTTTACTGAATGGTTTGAAAATTTGTATCAATACATACTTGAGGACACAAGCTTTCGTATACATACTTGAGGACACAAGCTTTTGTACTTtagttgatttattatttaatcaaaGTTTCGAGATTGAATATATTAGTGTTTGATAATTGGATGTTTGAATCTTTACTAAATTACAATATAATAATGTTGGTATCAATAGCAATTACCTTTTATTTGTTGATTAAAAGGAACCCTCTCAAAGCGTTATGTGAACTTcatgatttgtttgtttttactcACTGTATTTTTGTCCGTTTATTTTAATGTTCCTATGATTGTATTGAATATTGATATCTACATTTAAGATCTCTGTCATGAACtattattgtttagtttatTAGATTATGATAACCAGAAACGGTAAAAAGATCTCCAatcttaaaatttctaattgatATATCATTTGTTATTCAGTACATAGCTCtcatttattttcaatataGTTTGATTATTGTTCCATGAACCTTAATTCTCTGGTTTGTTTCAGGAGTAAATGAAAATGGTTACAATCTATACCAAACAAAGGTTCCTCTTATTATCAGGTAATTATTAGCTCTCATTTTGGTCGTAACTCTTTTCCAAGTTCACTAACTTGGAAGTTTTCAATAGTCTTGCATTCGCCAACAATGCATTGATCCCCCAAAGATTTCAAATTGTTATTTCTACAAGTAGCATGAACTTTGATACGCTCGAAGAAATTTTAAAGAATAACACATTATTCACGATTTAAGTAAAACTAATCATTACtcttgaaaaatttaaattatagcaGTATTACCTTTTTGTCTGCCAATATGATCTCTAAAGTCTCACCAAATTCGGCTTTGAATGGTTTGCAGATGTGTATGACTTTGGTTTGCAGACCAGTTTTTTCTTAGAAGACATTATATGAGAATTGTTTTGAAATCTGCGTGATTGATCCGAGGTTAATATGCTGTATATATAGGAAAAAAAGGCCGTGGGTTTAAGATATTCCAAATCAATACTGTTAAAGTATATAAGGCATGagtttattaaaatcattaatcttGTTATGATTggttgttatttatattttgaagatatgaaaataaaaaatttaacctGGTAGTTATGCTTTGGTATATTCTTTATTGTTATCTAAGGAACCTCCGAAAATTTAGATCCTTTTCTTAAAAGATTGGTGGTACAAACGATTTAGTATATTCGATATTGTTAGGTAGGCTCTTCCGGCAATCAAGTTTATTTGCCAAGTTTTAAGGTTTTGATTTAGTggattatatttttggtatttgatGTGGGAAAGTTTGGGATTTAAATAATTTGGTCAACTATATTTGAATAATGCAACATATAGGATTTATGGTGCAATCGTTTGTAAGCAAAACTTCTGTTTGGAAGTGACGACTGGTAAAAACAATGATATTAACAGATATGtactgtttttattttgaagtttgcaGAATCCAATAAACGTTCAAGCTTGGTGTTGCTGGAACATCATTCTCAATATACAAAGAGATGGTACATCTAAtctataaaaaaggaaaattagtgTTGATGCAATTGAAGTTTGTTTAAAATGTAGATGTTACTTTGTTATTTAATGATACGTTATGTTTCATTAGGAAGACATTAtgttacttttaaaataaaaaaattacgtaGCTGTAATGTAGGTGtttctgtttaaataaaaagaatttcgaaaatactgattttaattaaaagcatatgtttaaataaagttagtggcagtatattgtaaatactttaaaacTCTTAGGTGACTTCAAAAAAAGcccttcagttttaatagtattgattggTTGGAAAAAGAGATAGCAGTATAAAACAAGTATAGTAttcttttattaatttcattaatataattacattaattattttttcatatttcactcagtttaacaatttcattaattatttattgtaacaatacatcacatcattaaatatattaccataataataataagtacatatttttatttattagttttaattttgtgccaattataaaatcaaaaatgtaaataacTGGGTTTTACATATTGTTAAACGTTCGGTTGagtttgttttactaatttttttttgtttcgatcGGTGGAAAAAtacgtagccaaaaacataattcaaagtcatgtttttgtaaataaaataataacttaaatcaaaataataaaaatgtattacatttattgtcacttaattttttactccatataactattttacttattaaaaaaaaacttttctatttcacttaatttagccaaacacatagaaatagtcattttttttagtttataaaatcagataTGCATGAACATTGACTATCCATTTAGGTACGGGTTGTTCCTTTCAagtatcgtttttttttttgaaattaagcttcgcttgaatattataaatttatgtgtgggtaTTGAGTTGGGTCTTTCTGGATGAATTCGGTTGTGATATATAGGAACCTAAAAATAcctaaataacaaatgtatctaaaacgggttcagatatttgtaccaaaaataatcgTATTATCTGATTCGGTCCAGGCcatttgaatacaattagttatattactacacatttaaaatatataatactaactatgaaaaacaaatatcaatgtataaaaatgtaagaaccAATATCCGCGCAGATGCAGATCAATCTCTAGTTATCATTTATATTGCtatccatgttttcaaacaattctcatttatactgTTATCCATGTTTCAAAAcgataccaaaaaaatatttcaattttagtAATATAGATGATAAAACTAGAGAACAACTCATATGGTAGTTAACATATACTGATATACTTATATTATCACAAATAATAAAAGAAGGGAATAAAGAGTTTTATTGCAACAAATATTTAACACCAAAAATAAACACAGAGCAGGGGGTTTATCTAGTCTGGAAGTTGAGAGTCCTAATGCAGAAGGCGAAGACAAAGGCAAAGAAGACAGGGAAGATAACAAGGACAGCCGCAACAGGTCCCATGAAGTCTGACTCAAAACCATACTGGTCTTTAAGGTACTGTTTCACAGTGAGATTAGGAGGACCCCCAGGGAAAGCGATGGGAGTATCAACATCACCATACTGAGAGGTGATCAAACCGTATATGGTCCAAGCAACAGGGCAGATCCAATAATACCAGATCCACCACTTGGGAATCTTAGGTCTTGGTATGAAGAAGCCAGAGAAGAGGTTAAAGATACCATAAAAGGCTGATGCAAAGATGGATGCAACTTGGTGGTTAGGTGTGAGGGAGACAGTCATCATGCCGTAGTAAGTCCAGTAGAGGAAAGAAGTGTAGTTGATGAATAGGAaccagaagaacttggaagctTTCCACTCGAATCCAACCATTGCGTAGACGATAAGTGAGTAGTAAGTGGTCTGGATGAAGACATAAGGTAGCTCACAAGTCACTTGGGAGATAGCATATGGTATAGCTGAGTACATTCCAGCTGCCTTTTCTCTGTAAAACACTGTACGTTCCACTGCCACCATTGGTTGCACCGTTGAGCAGTTGTTCACTCCAACGAATATAACCGCTGAATAGATTGCTCCTAACACCATGGTCAGGTCTTGGACGTTTGATCTCTTACCTCCTATTTGCCAAAAGACAGAACCGATCATAAGAGCTGTTGCTAAGGTGAAGATGAACCGGACAACGTTGTAGTCAGGTGATCTCCAGTAAGTCCACCACTGCTTCCATAGACATGATTTGTATTGTCCCCATGTGTCCTGTGAAAACTGTGTAGCAAAGTAGAGATCAGATGCTCCTTGTGGTGGTACGCTTAGTTCTTGTACCAGCTGCTTGTTTCGCCTGTGACAATAGTTTTCATATGTTAGTAAGTTTGGATGTAACATATATAGAATATTGTTAGTTACGGGGTTTCGGCCCGAACCTCCtggtattaaaaataaaattaaaaaaattgttatgttATGTTTACTCACTGGCATAAGGAAGAAGACTTGTAGAGTTCAGCAAAGTCAACTCCAAGCTTTAACTCGGCGGCAAGGGAGCTAGCTTCAAGCATCCACGTGGCTGGATTGTATTTTTCAGGAATCTTTGGCACTCCGGGAATGGCTTCAAAGTACTCAACAATCTTGTGAGAGTTTCTGCCTAAAGGACCAGAGTAGATCACTTGTCCTCCTCTCTTCATTAGTAGTAACTCATCAAACGCCTCGAAAATATCAATGCTAGGTTGGTGGATAGTGCAGACCACAGTTCTCCCTGTGTCCACAGTGTTCCTCACGGCTCTCATCACAATGGCAGCTGCTCTAGCATCCAAACCTGAAGTAGGCTCGTCCATGAAGATGATTGAAGGGTTGGCCACAAGCTCAACGGCGATCGTTAACCTCTTTCTCTGCTCAGTGGAAAGTCCTGTGACTCCAGGTAAACCCACAATGGCGTCTTTTAAGTCCACCAACTCCACAAGCTCCATCACTTGATCCACAAACATCATTTTCTCCTCTTTGCTTACTTCTTTAGCAAGACGAAGGAAAGCAGAGAAGATAAGTGATTCTCTTACGGTAACTTGTGGTGAATGAATGTCTGTTTGTTCACAGTAACCAGATATTCTAGCGAATGTCTCTTGTTTCTTTGGGAAACCAGACACTCTTATGTCTCCTTCTATGTATCCTCCTGTTTTCCTCCCGGCCAAAACATCCATCAAGGTTGTCTTCCCCGCACCGCTCACACCCATCAACGCGGTCAACACTCCTGGTCTAAACGTGCTTGTTACTCCTTTTAGTAGTTGCAGCCTGGTTTCTTGAACTCCTTGGTCTCTCATTTCCTGCATCATCAAAACTCTCAATGAGTTTCTTTCCACTTAtcgtaaataaataaataaattaaaactagtGTTTCAAAAGATTACCGCAGGCATGTCAACAAAGTATTTAACATCGTCAAAGGACAGAGCTAGTGGAGTGAAAGGAAGAACCATTCCTTTCTTGGTGCTCACATTCTCCATTGGAATCTCATCtgttttcaatatatacatTAGTAttaactttcatttttttatagatatgttTTTGTATAAACAGATGAGTACTTACTCTTggattcatcttcttcttttgggAGTATAGCTTGTGGCTTCCCAAGTGCTGTTGTAATGATATATAtagttagtatttttttatgaGCTGGTGGGAGTAGTAACACTAGAAAAGGAAACTTACGGTCTAAATAAGAAAGTGCAAGTGTGAAAAGACCGTTGAAGAGGACAGCAAAACCAAACAAGCCTCCAATGCCTATCCAATACCAGTTCTCATCATCAAACACATCCCACATGTTAAGCAACGTTGTCCCTAACCTCGTCGTGTTGTCGGAAGACTGCATGtatacaacaacaacatgagGGTTTTTGCAATGTTTACTTTGTTatgattatgaaaaaaaatagtaatggAAGAGTTACCAATTTGTTCATCCATCTAGGAGCAAACAATTCATTGACGCTGATGGCATTGAAACCGTATGAAAGGGGAGAAGCCCAAAAAGCCCACCTCCACCAAACCGGGATCTCACGGCGAGGAAGAAGGAAACCTCCGGTCAAGAACACGACTAGTAGAGCGAGCATACCACCTGTGTTAGCTATGGTCATGGTTCTACAGATAGATGCAATGAACCTGAATATCCCAGCAGCCATTTGTTGGATCAGAAATATGATGAGGAACTGTTTGAAGAACCGTTCAGCCTCTGGTGCTAATCCTACTGAGTAATACGTCACCCCCATCCAAGCAGTTGTCTCAAAGATGGAGATTGGGATTCCTAACAAGAAAGTAGGAAGCGTGTATGCCCAAGGTGGATGAAACAAAAGATCTCTTTGCTTGTAGAACACGGGAAGTCTCTGTATCGTCATAGCCATCTCAGCAAGACCGTTGAACATGTTGACAATCAAACCGAACAGCAATGCACCCATGTACATGTTCCCGTCAGCCACGTTCCTTGTGTTCAGCTCTGTTCTGAGGAAGACAGTAGACAAGATCGCAGCGATTATGATGATTTGGACTGTTTTGAAGACGTAGAAGAAGGAGTTTCGCTTCATGAGCATCCACTCCTTGTCCCAACAGGTTTTGAGAAGCTCTGATTTCTTCACTGAGTACTTGTCAAACACTAGAGCTGCTTTGTGGCCTTTTGATTTATCGAACGGTACTGATAGGTCGTTGGAGAGCTTGGTACCAACATGGAACGTCTTGAATTTGCTGGCGAATTCTGGCACTGTAATGTATCTGTAAGGTTTGGTTTGATCCACCCAATACTGCTCTTGATCTTTCTTAGAGGTAACCTGTCCACAAGTAAAGTGTCATTGATATTAGTGCTGGGAATATGAGTCATTATATGCGGTCCCATTCCATTTGATCCGCTGCGGGTCGGGTGCGGATTAAGCTTATTTTAAGCAGAGTTGGTGCGGATTGACCAAATTTAAATTTCGGGTATTGGTAATTcgctaattataaaaaaaagttttaaaataatatatttttataagaatatataaaatattacaatattttaattattttagttataaatatattattcatattattttttaaaatgatgtgTATTTTACCTCTTGCAAGAAATCAGCAGTTCCTTTTCTTTCAGGACACTTGAAGCCAAAGCTCTCAAAGAACTCAACAATGTGGTCTCTAGGTCCCTGGTACACAATCTGTCCTTCCGACAACAAGATTATGTCATCGAATAAATCAAACGTCTCAGGAGCCGGCTGCAAAAGAGATATGGTCACGGTGGCTTCCGTGAGGTGAACGATCTGTTGCAGGCATTTCACGATTTGAAAAGTTGTGGAGCTGTCAAGCCCTGTGGATATCTCATCCATGAACAGCGTTTTAGTTGGCCCAACGATCATCTCACCGGTTGTCACACGCTTCTTCTGACCTCCTGAGATACCTCTCATCATGTCATCTCCTACTATAGTGTCCTTGCATATGTCAAGCCCTAGAATCTGTTTCATCAAACATTTGGTAAGAACCTTCATTAGTATTATAACAAAACCAATATACTAGAAGATTCATCTGCTATGTTTAATAACTATAAGAACCAATCCAACAATCTAGATGAGTTTACACGCTTTAAAAAGTGTTTAAGGTTGAAAGGGGCTAACCTTGAGAGTGTAGTCAGTGATGAGACTACTCTTGACGCCTTGAGCAGCAGATGCCTTCATGAACAAGTCAACATCAGCTTCTGGAAAAATCCCAGCATCCTTTTCTCTCCTCGCCAGCTCGTTTAATAGATCTGCCATAGTAGATAGATACCATTAGACTACATCACTTGTAATACAAGTAACCATTAGACTACATAACTTGTCACACAAAAAAGTTGTTATCttgacaaaataattaaaaaataaaataaaatagttgaatGAGTTATACCATAACGGGTACCAACGCCTTGGCACCTAGCAGAGAAATCAAGAGTCTCCTTAACGGTCATGATACCGACATGAAGATCGTTCTGGCTAATGTAAGCAGATGTTTTGATGGGAACAAACTCGTTGAGGCGGTGACCATTGTAAGTTACTTCCCCTGAGATGTCAAGAGACTTGTCTAGCTTCCCAGCAAGAGCCAACAAAAGGGTTGTCTTCCCCGAAGAGGGAGGACCCAACAAAAGCGTCATCCTCGAAGGTTTAACGATCCCAGAAACATCTTTAAGTATCGTAAGCTGCGCTTTCTTTGCAAGATGGATCCCGACCAAACCAAGAAGAGACTCTCCCATGTTCCTCACCGTGTTAGTAAGCGAAGGAAGAGACCTATCACCCGTGTAACAGTCAGCTTTCACAGTCAAATGGTCGTACCTCACTTCCACCGTCGGAAGCGTTATCCCAACTCTGTCGATCCTGTTCCTGAGCTTGGTCAAGATCCTTTCGTTGTCTTGCTCCGCGACTTTGAAGACTACGTCGATGAACCTCGCACGTTCCTCGCCGTCGAGCTTGGTGACGTCGACTTCTTTGTTGAGGATCTGGTTACCGTAGATGTCGTCTTCCCCTAGCGCGGGCATGAGACTTGTCCGGAGACGGCTGTATGTAGGGAGTTTCTCGATGGCTGCCCATTTGagagcttcttcgtcttcgttGACTGACTTGGTTCTTCTTGCGCTCGGTGAGAATATGTCCTCGAGGTTTCTGCTTGCTCTGCTCACGCTACGGCTTATGCTTTGCCGCATGCTACCTCCTCTGCTCATAGCATGAGCTGGATCGTAATCCATCTCTCTGGTTCTTGATTGTTTGatgtttcttcctcttcttttttctcACACTACGGCTTATGGTTGTGAGTGTAAGAGAAAGAGatgagaaaaaagaagaagaagatggttgGTTCCTCCTACAGCAAATTCAGATATTAAATAGCATAAAGCAACACGGCCAATGGTCATTTACTATCCTTCGAGGAAAAAGCAGCAAAGACTTTGTCCAAGTCTGCTAAATTGAAATAGGAAGAAGAGTAAAGACTTTGACAAGTCAATGTTGTCTACCTTTGGTTCTTCATACGCTGCTTTTCAACactttattttaaacaaaataaataaaataaaatatctgcaATAGATTGAACCATTaaagttattattattttagtaatttatgtGATAATGGAAGTATGGAACCTCTATTTTTAACAGAATATGATCCATGTGGGAGCGGTAAAGGCTGCTTAAAATTAATCAATCATACACACTTAAAATATCTGATATGATACGTCTGTGATGACTCCGGTGCCAAATGATGTAGTTGGTGGTCAAGCCTGGTTGCTAATTTTTTTTggctttatttgtttttgtctttgCCTCACCTTCTCTTGTAAACTATTATAGAAAGGTGGCTTTACTTTTAAAGATTCATGAATTATATAAACGCACTAGAAACATGATTGATAGTGGGAATGATAAGACGAGAGTGAAGGAACTAATTACAATGCAGAACCGTAACAGAACTGTACCACGAGAATGACAGCTATGAACTGTTTTGTACCTCGGTCAGATCGCCGCTCAAGCTCTTTGCCATCTTTGTCAactacatttaaaatattttagagcaCGTTTATTTAACCAACGAActattatgttttatttctataagaaagatttttctttttatattgttCACCTTTCTAGAAGGACGATTATGTGTTATTTTTCCAAAAATGTTGATACGATACATAAATAAACGAATCTTGCATGGGAGAAATCACGGGCCTCCCATTATTGTCGGGGAGATAAATGAAGAGGCCGAAGTGAGGATTAGCTGTTATTAAATAAAGTATGATATTTGATTAATCGTATTAACGGCACACGTTCAGTTTCCTTGGAAACTAATTGTCTAATACAACTAGAAACTCTTCTCTGTCAACTACTTTTCCCATCTATCAAGTCTTTATAATTTGAGAtacttttttcaattttgttttggccAAAAACCTTTTTTCAATCTGAGAGACTTTTGATATTATGGAATTTAGAAATGccagtaaaaaaaaactagaaagaCACGTTATGTTCAACTATAGATTTTAGAAAAGTCAGCAAAAAAATCTCTAGAAAGAACCGTTAATGTTCAACTGTATAGACTTGAGTTCCtttattttgagaaataatTATAGCCTCTGTAGGTAGTgctttttttgtataaatataaatggtCGACAAACTATTTTTTCATGAGAATTATCATATACCACTAAATATCTATGAAACTATGACCCCGTGCTATTGAACTGAAATAAAAGTTCGAATCTTAAGATAGTATTCTAACTATCCATAGAATAACTGATTTGAGTTTTCTGGTTTTGAATGTTTGTAGTATAGTTGTGCTACTGTTATGTAAGTATTATGGTTCAACATGTGAAATAGTTGAGGCGTCatctgttattattattttttaatctgttaatttttatttctttgtgcAGAATATATTGCTGTGTTGACCTGAATTTTCATGATGTTCAAAACAAGTTACATTTGTTTTAGCCATTGTCGTGAAGGAAACGCAGAAACATCATTCGTGGATGAAAATATGATATTTGATTAAATCGTAGTATTTGATTACTCGTTTTAAAAGAGGAAGATTCCTCAAGGAAGAGTTTCCACACCATTTGTCTCCCATGTTGAAAGACAATTATATCTGCTTTTGTGGAATTTCATCCGAAACCTTTATTGCTATTGGCTTAGATACTAACATTagtgattttaattaaaaaactaatCATCTAATGTCCGAAAGATTAAAGGTTAAATATGAACTTAATTAATGGCTTTTTATGGTATTATGGGCTAATTCACTCTTTAAATAATCCGAGGACAAAATGTAGACAAATCATCTgctatttaaatataatttcataaatGTGACCAAGACCTGCAGTCCAGATTTAGATGAAGGCTAGAagcaatttattaaatattttaactaaatttttttttttacaaatttaggggtttttaattttttttcagaaatttacatctaagtttttttcaaaatttttataagtGTAAGACTAATGTTTCATTTAGATTTTTCCCATGACTGGTCCTAAatgttatgttattttaattttagttttaaaacatattattattatttttaaaatattctaaagaACCATTTTACAGAGATTTTGGTGGATTTCGTAGTTAAAgatataaaatctaaatttgAAAATTCTAGATAAAattcttgtgtgttttatataattcaataaaaatcatttaaaactcCTGTAAGATGAAATAATTCCAAACTCTACCCAAATACGATACTATAATAACATACCTGGTCGGGTCTAATATAGAAAGGAGAAAGCCCATATAGAAGATTAGTATTCATTTGTGGCCCATCTCATCTCATCTCATCTCTCTTATAGTCAAAATATCAATTAACACACTGATTCTAAACACTACTAACAGAGTAGCACATCAACTTGTTCTTCGATAATGGATGCTCCCGAAGATTCCTCCCACTATTTCACCGATTTCACATTGGCCGaggtatatttgttttctttccgTCTTCATAGATTTTAGAGATTTCATGCGATGTAGTGAACCTTAGTATTGCTCTTCTTAATCTGCGAAGATTGTAGACATGGAGACTCTGTTCAAGGAGCTCGGTGATCAGTCTCTCCTCAAAGACTTTTGTCAAACTGTTGCCTCCTCTTTtaggtatttttattttgagatcATGCAACTCCTCTTTTATTATGTAATTagattttatttgtatatatgttgTCTTAACTGTTTATGTCTGTTCCATGATTTAATTTTGGTCGGAATCAAAAGTTGCTCAGTGAACCGGAAGGGAAAATCATCAATAACATGGAAACAAGTGCGTTTCTTTATTATATCCTTCTTACAACGCAATGTTGCTCaggg
This genomic interval from Brassica napus cultivar Da-Ae chromosome A6, Da-Ae, whole genome shotgun sequence contains the following:
- the LOC106346681 gene encoding ABC transporter G family member 35: MDYDPAHAMSRGGSMRQSISRSVSRASRNLEDIFSPSARRTKSVNEDEEALKWAAIEKLPTYSRLRTSLMPALGEDDIYGNQILNKEVDVTKLDGEERARFIDVVFKVAEQDNERILTKLRNRIDRVGITLPTVEVRYDHLTVKADCYTGDRSLPSLTNTVRNMGESLLGLVGIHLAKKAQLTILKDVSGIVKPSRMTLLLGPPSSGKTTLLLALAGKLDKSLDISGEVTYNGHRLNEFVPIKTSAYISQNDLHVGIMTVKETLDFSARCQGVGTRYDLLNELARREKDAGIFPEADVDLFMKASAAQGVKSSLITDYTLKILGLDICKDTIVGDDMMRGISGGQKKRVTTGEMIVGPTKTLFMDEISTGLDSSTTFQIVKCLQQIVHLTEATVTISLLQPAPETFDLFDDIILLSEGQIVYQGPRDHIVEFFESFGFKCPERKGTADFLQEVTSKKDQEQYWVDQTKPYRYITVPEFASKFKTFHVGTKLSNDLSVPFDKSKGHKAALVFDKYSVKKSELLKTCWDKEWMLMKRNSFFYVFKTVQIIIIAAILSTVFLRTELNTRNVADGNMYMGALLFGLIVNMFNGLAEMAMTIQRLPVFYKQRDLLFHPPWAYTLPTFLLGIPISIFETTAWMGVTYYSVGLAPEAERFFKQFLIIFLIQQMAAGIFRFIASICRTMTIANTGGMLALLVVFLTGGFLLPRREIPVWWRWAFWASPLSYGFNAISVNELFAPRWMNKLSSDNTTRLGTTLLNMWDVFDDENWYWIGIGGLFGFAVLFNGLFTLALSYLDPLGKPQAILPKEEDESKNEIPMENVSTKKGMVLPFTPLALSFDDVKYFVDMPAEMRDQGVQETRLQLLKGVTSTFRPGVLTALMGVSGAGKTTLMDVLAGRKTGGYIEGDIRVSGFPKKQETFARISGYCEQTDIHSPQVTVRESLIFSAFLRLAKEVSKEEKMMFVDQVMELVELVDLKDAIVGLPGVTGLSTEQRKRLTIAVELVANPSIIFMDEPTSGLDARAAAIVMRAVRNTVDTGRTVVCTIHQPSIDIFEAFDELLLMKRGGQVIYSGPLGRNSHKIVEYFEAIPGVPKIPEKYNPATWMLEASSLAAELKLGVDFAELYKSSSLCQRNKQLVQELSVPPQGASDLYFATQFSQDTWGQYKSCLWKQWWTYWRSPDYNVVRFIFTLATALMIGSVFWQIGGKRSNVQDLTMVLGAIYSAVIFVGVNNCSTVQPMVAVERTVFYREKAAGMYSAIPYAISQVTCELPYVFIQTTYYSLIVYAMVGFEWKASKFFWFLFINYTSFLYWTYYGMMTVSLTPNHQVASIFASAFYGIFNLFSGFFIPRPKIPKWWIWYYWICPVAWTIYGLITSQYGDVDTPIAFPGGPPNLTVKQYLKDQYGFESDFMGPVAAVLVIFPVFFAFVFAFCIRTLNFQTR